A genome region from Hymenobacter tibetensis includes the following:
- a CDS encoding DUF389 domain-containing protein → MHRTIELAVPPDVTASLQTELISLDEVIGLTLQRGASLKPAGDVLIVHVLNRGANEVLRRARAAVTDHQALSIVTSEATSFISPASHHAVDDDRDEAIWEEMESGLRHQGRITTNYLLLMALGGVVAAIGLVSEPVPQAVAFVASAIIAPGFDPMTKVPLGLVLRHWPLVGRGLVSVLAGYAVLVGAAALTMLALVAAGETSADALAANGEVQHLAHPKLLELLMAAAGALSGIVILAAFRRSFQAGPLIAMAFIPAAALVGAGLAVGRVDLAVEGLERFGADWGFILALGAPFLWLKQRFLHRRQPLV, encoded by the coding sequence ATGCACCGTACGATTGAACTGGCCGTTCCGCCCGACGTAACTGCTTCTCTGCAAACCGAACTTATCTCCTTGGATGAAGTCATTGGCCTGACCCTCCAACGAGGAGCTTCGCTCAAACCAGCCGGCGATGTGCTGATTGTGCACGTGCTCAACCGTGGGGCCAATGAGGTACTGCGTCGGGCCCGCGCCGCCGTGACGGACCACCAGGCCTTAAGCATCGTGACCAGCGAGGCGACCAGCTTCATTTCGCCAGCCAGCCACCACGCCGTAGATGACGACCGGGACGAAGCCATCTGGGAGGAAATGGAAAGCGGTTTGCGCCATCAGGGGCGCATCACCACCAATTATCTGCTTCTAATGGCTCTGGGTGGGGTGGTGGCGGCCATCGGCCTTGTGTCGGAACCGGTGCCGCAGGCCGTGGCTTTTGTCGCCTCGGCTATCATTGCTCCCGGCTTCGACCCCATGACCAAAGTGCCCCTGGGCTTGGTATTGCGACACTGGCCGCTGGTGGGCCGGGGGCTGGTTTCGGTACTGGCCGGTTACGCCGTACTGGTTGGGGCAGCGGCCCTGACCATGCTAGCCTTGGTGGCGGCCGGCGAAACCAGCGCGGACGCCTTGGCGGCGAATGGCGAAGTCCAGCACTTAGCGCATCCGAAACTCCTGGAACTGCTTATGGCCGCCGCCGGAGCCCTGTCCGGCATAGTCATTCTGGCGGCGTTTCGGCGCAGCTTTCAAGCTGGTCCGCTGATTGCCATGGCTTTTATTCCCGCAGCGGCATTGGTAGGAGCTGGGCTTGCCGTCGGGCGGGTAGACCTAGCGGTGGAGGGCTTAGAGCGGTTTGGTGCCGACTGGGGCTTCATCCTAGCACTGGGCGCTCCCTTCCTTTGGCTCAAGCAACGCTTCCTGCACCGGCGTCAACCCTTGGTATAG
- a CDS encoding NHL repeat-containing protein has translation MHTSTSSILRHVCSLLAVPLLHVGALAQSTPTWQNARAVGTNLTVSGAAAVDANGNTYEVGSFSGTATFDGLSLTSQGNIDGYIAKYTPTGTIAWVRQLGSTGRDLAFSVALDATGNTYVAGDFTNSIALSASVVLDGGSTTTSKAFVVRFSPQGTPE, from the coding sequence ATGCACACATCTACTTCTTCTATCCTCCGTCACGTCTGCTCGCTGTTGGCCGTTCCGTTGCTGCATGTTGGCGCCTTGGCTCAATCTACACCTACCTGGCAAAATGCCCGTGCTGTAGGCACCAACCTGACTGTATCAGGCGCCGCCGCTGTTGATGCGAATGGCAACACCTATGAAGTGGGCTCGTTTTCGGGCACGGCTACTTTTGATGGCCTCTCTCTAACCAGCCAAGGCAACATCGATGGATACATAGCCAAATACACTCCAACGGGCACCATAGCGTGGGTGCGCCAATTGGGTTCGACAGGCCGAGATCTGGCGTTCAGTGTTGCGCTCGATGCGACTGGCAACACTTATGTTGCAGGAGATTTCACTAATTCGATTGCGCTGTCGGCCAGTGTCGTGCTCGATGGGGGTAGCACGACTACCTCTAAAGCCTTTGTAGTGCGCTTTTCGCCGCAAGGCACACCCGAGTAG
- a CDS encoding winged helix-turn-helix transcriptional regulator codes for MLVCPGSEAKSQHQAVHDTLDVVSGKWKLIILAVLLVRPYRFKELSRELGVSPRILSKELQEMEGHHLVTRTVCNTRPVSVEYACTAHSRTLLPVVQAMADWGYLHYEAVVGSKRPDDPTPRRHTDRD; via the coding sequence ATGCTCGTCTGCCCCGGCTCCGAAGCCAAGAGCCAACACCAAGCCGTGCACGATACGCTGGACGTCGTCAGCGGCAAATGGAAACTCATCATCCTGGCCGTGTTGCTTGTGCGTCCGTACCGGTTCAAAGAACTCAGCCGCGAACTAGGCGTCTCCCCGCGTATTCTGTCGAAGGAGTTACAGGAAATGGAAGGGCACCACTTAGTTACGCGCACCGTGTGTAACACCCGGCCCGTGAGCGTCGAGTACGCCTGCACGGCCCATAGTCGTACGCTGCTGCCCGTGGTGCAAGCCATGGCCGATTGGGGTTACCTGCACTATGAGGCGGTTGTCGGCAGCAAGCGGCCGGACGACCCTACCCCTCGCCGCCATACAGACCGGGATTAA
- a CDS encoding YdeI/OmpD-associated family protein has translation MPYYTFQKKNVVLLHAFKTYCALNSFNGALLQDAHGLLVQQKENMQAVRQLRLTSVQEILAQEHLITACLDEAIAVEKSGLKVDYKKTEELALPQEFLAKLQTIPGLNTAFYALTPGRQRGYLLHFAEPKQTTTRLARVEKYLQHILLGKGLQDECSPYSLR, from the coding sequence ATGCCCTATTACACGTTTCAGAAAAAGAATGTCGTCCTGCTGCACGCGTTCAAGACCTATTGCGCGCTCAATTCTTTCAACGGCGCCCTGCTCCAAGATGCGCACGGTCTGCTGGTCCAGCAAAAGGAAAACATGCAAGCCGTGCGACAACTGCGATTAACGAGTGTGCAGGAAATACTCGCCCAGGAACACCTGATCACAGCGTGCCTCGACGAGGCTATTGCCGTGGAAAAGTCCGGCTTGAAGGTGGACTACAAGAAAACCGAAGAACTCGCGCTTCCACAGGAATTCCTCGCTAAGCTGCAAACCATACCTGGGCTCAACACGGCATTCTATGCCCTAACGCCGGGGCGGCAACGAGGCTACCTTCTGCATTTTGCGGAACCCAAGCAAACGACCACTCGGCTGGCACGAGTGGAGAAATATCTGCAGCACATTCTTCTGGGCAAGGGGTTGCAAGACGAGTGTAGCCCTTACTCGCTACGCTAG
- a CDS encoding T9SS type A sorting domain-containing protein, producing MGTDALGHVYITGVFSRTITIGSTTVTLPTNVNSVFTARLSAATGTIESLASAFYYATSTSPGTFDYFYPQLAVTPTGEMYILNTFNQSPLFSNTTLTSRGSNDVLIAKYNAQGNFEWAQQFGGPSEENMRDGVVDAAGNLYVVGSFTGPATFGNTTLSGAGNFDGCLVKYSPQGTMQWVQSVGGPNVDGLTSVSLDTSGNPYVTGYFTGTAQFGSATLTSTGSRDIMVAAYTPQGQLRWAQQASGPGADTGTYLGIDATGEVYVHGLFTGSCNFGPLSIANSATGYESFVARLGNHTFATSARPTFSTGLYPNPATTSVHLPSVPVGNQVQLLDAVGRIARTTVVAPGGSVSLQGVTPGLYVVRATDAQGHQVSGRLVVE from the coding sequence GTGGGTACCGACGCCCTCGGCCATGTGTATATAACCGGGGTTTTTTCCCGAACCATCACGATTGGTTCTACCACAGTTACGTTGCCTACTAATGTGAATAGCGTCTTTACGGCACGCTTATCAGCGGCTACTGGCACCATAGAGTCATTAGCATCTGCCTTTTATTACGCTACGTCTACCAGCCCAGGCACCTTTGATTACTTTTATCCGCAGCTGGCAGTCACCCCTACCGGTGAGATGTACATTCTGAATACGTTTAATCAGTCCCCTCTATTTAGCAATACGACCCTCACCAGTCGTGGCAGCAATGATGTGCTAATAGCAAAATATAATGCCCAAGGCAATTTCGAATGGGCACAACAGTTCGGCGGACCTAGTGAAGAGAACATGCGGGACGGAGTAGTTGATGCGGCTGGCAACCTATACGTAGTAGGCAGCTTCACTGGCCCGGCCACGTTCGGCAATACCACACTGTCTGGGGCTGGCAACTTCGATGGGTGCCTCGTAAAATACTCGCCGCAAGGCACGATGCAATGGGTGCAATCTGTAGGGGGACCCAACGTGGACGGACTAACCAGCGTGAGCCTGGATACCAGCGGCAATCCCTACGTAACAGGCTATTTCACGGGTACCGCTCAATTTGGTTCGGCTACGCTTACCAGCACCGGCAGCCGCGACATTATGGTGGCAGCCTATACGCCACAAGGGCAGCTACGGTGGGCGCAACAAGCTAGTGGCCCCGGCGCAGATACCGGCACTTATCTTGGCATTGATGCCACGGGGGAGGTATATGTACATGGGCTTTTTACGGGTAGTTGTAACTTCGGCCCGCTTTCTATAGCTAACTCTGCCACTGGCTATGAATCCTTTGTAGCCCGCCTTGGCAACCACACGTTCGCTACATCAGCCCGCCCTACTTTCTCGACAGGGCTTTATCCTAACCCTGCTACTACTTCCGTGCACCTTCCTTCTGTGCCCGTTGGTAATCAGGTGCAGTTACTGGATGCCGTAGGCCGCATAGCCCGCACCACCGTAGTAGCTCCCGGAGGTAGCGTGTCGTTACAGGGAGTAACCCCTGGCTTGTATGTGGTACGAGCCACCGATGCGCAGGGCCACCAGGTTAGTGGCCGGCTAGTCGTGGAGTAG
- a CDS encoding Crp/Fnr family transcriptional regulator: MYAPLLAHIARYVTLTPTETDILVSYLRTQTVARKDFLLREGQVCSASYFVLGGCLRTYFLSDKGTEHIIQFSIENWWVTDYASLSAQTPTPFTVQALEPTDVVVFDQSVQEEVFHRLPQLERYFRLILQRTVAAAQYRNQFLFGLSGEERYYHFAAAQPGFVQRVPQYMLASYLGFTPEFLSKVRAKAGHS, from the coding sequence ATGTACGCTCCCTTGCTCGCCCATATTGCTCGCTACGTAACCCTGACACCAACAGAAACCGACATACTGGTGAGCTACCTGCGTACCCAGACGGTTGCCCGCAAAGATTTTCTGCTGCGCGAAGGCCAGGTTTGCTCAGCCAGCTATTTCGTGCTTGGCGGCTGTCTGCGCACGTATTTCCTCTCCGATAAAGGCACCGAGCACATCATCCAGTTCAGCATCGAAAACTGGTGGGTGACAGATTATGCGAGCCTGAGCGCGCAGACGCCAACGCCCTTCACTGTGCAGGCCCTGGAGCCAACGGACGTGGTCGTCTTCGACCAGTCGGTGCAGGAGGAAGTGTTCCATCGCCTTCCCCAGTTGGAACGGTATTTCCGCCTGATTTTGCAGCGTACGGTCGCCGCGGCTCAGTACCGCAACCAGTTCCTGTTTGGCCTTTCCGGGGAAGAGCGGTACTATCATTTTGCCGCAGCCCAACCGGGGTTTGTACAGCGGGTGCCGCAATACATGCTCGCGTCCTACCTCGGCTTCACGCCCGAGTTTCTCAGTAAAGTCCGGGCGAAAGCCGGCCACTCTTAA
- a CDS encoding NAD(P)-dependent oxidoreductase, which translates to MKRILLYGATGRTGRLIAEYALQQGYAVTVLVRNLDKLAITSPHLTVIQGSPTNLADVRRAMPGCDAVLSALSALSESESFLRKRIVPPHTLATTMRHTIQVMEEQGLQRIVTLSSIGAGDSRPYAPWYMRLIIRLTNFKLVFADHNQQETLLRQSTLEWVIARPVALNNNAPRQELVVRYEQTPSPFALSRQQLAKFMVDALASNAFLHKAPLLAEK; encoded by the coding sequence ATGAAAAGAATCCTGCTCTACGGGGCCACCGGCCGCACCGGCCGCTTGATTGCCGAGTATGCCCTGCAACAAGGCTATGCCGTGACGGTACTCGTGCGCAACCTCGACAAACTCGCTATTACTTCTCCGCACTTAACCGTTATCCAAGGCTCGCCCACAAACCTGGCCGATGTGCGCCGGGCTATGCCGGGCTGTGATGCCGTGCTTAGTGCCTTGAGCGCCTTAAGCGAGTCCGAGTCGTTCTTGCGCAAGAGAATAGTGCCGCCTCACACGTTGGCAACGACCATGCGCCACACGATTCAGGTGATGGAAGAACAGGGTCTGCAGCGCATCGTCACGCTCTCCTCCATCGGGGCGGGCGACTCGCGACCCTACGCGCCATGGTACATGCGCCTGATTATTCGGCTCACCAACTTCAAGCTGGTGTTTGCCGACCACAACCAACAGGAAACCCTGTTGCGGCAGTCTACCCTGGAGTGGGTGATTGCCCGTCCCGTGGCACTCAACAACAACGCACCGCGCCAAGAATTAGTGGTGCGCTACGAGCAAACACCTTCGCCATTTGCCCTCAGCCGCCAGCAGTTAGCCAAGTTTATGGTAGACGCTCTGGCCAGCAACGCGTTTCTGCATAAAGCCCCGTTGCTGGCAGAGAAGTAA
- a CDS encoding porin family protein — protein MIRHFTLSLLGLLAATNTLQAQHLRFGVKAGLNASTYYGGDVANPRFRLGPMAGVLARLPLFTHLDVQPELLFEQRGARTSYTKEYRGTDTNVKYTYQERSLLHYIGLPVLGRVHGEKWFAVAGPQLSYLVGARRRGHSRAELASGVPDPAFVFPEATSVRGTNDYQRWEVGYVVGIGYQATTRFGVELRYAAGLTSVRQPLDYATTIPTSRTEGIRNRTLQAQVSYQLSAL, from the coding sequence ATGATCCGTCACTTTACACTTTCGCTCTTAGGGTTGCTGGCAGCTACTAACACGCTACAGGCACAACACCTTAGATTCGGCGTCAAAGCCGGGCTCAATGCCAGCACCTACTACGGTGGCGACGTGGCGAACCCCCGTTTCCGACTAGGGCCTATGGCGGGGGTGCTGGCGCGCCTACCCTTGTTTACCCACCTGGACGTACAGCCTGAATTGCTGTTCGAGCAACGCGGTGCCCGTACCTCGTACACAAAGGAGTACCGGGGCACCGATACGAACGTGAAGTACACGTACCAGGAAAGAAGCTTGTTGCACTATATCGGGCTACCGGTCCTAGGGCGCGTGCACGGGGAGAAGTGGTTTGCCGTCGCGGGGCCGCAGCTAAGCTATTTGGTAGGGGCACGGCGGCGGGGCCATTCTAGGGCGGAATTGGCTAGCGGCGTACCGGATCCCGCGTTCGTGTTTCCCGAGGCAACCAGCGTACGCGGGACGAACGATTATCAGCGCTGGGAAGTGGGCTACGTCGTCGGCATCGGCTATCAAGCAACCACTCGCTTTGGTGTCGAGCTGCGCTATGCCGCGGGCCTCACGTCAGTTCGCCAGCCCCTCGACTATGCTACTACTATCCCAACCAGCCGGACCGAAGGAATCCGCAATCGCACTCTGCAAGCACAGGTGAGCTATCAGTTGAGTGCGCTTTAG
- a CDS encoding SH3 domain-containing protein, which produces MLFFLSLVASAQVRDSARVDQTDTQEQLLSYRYVNASSLTLRALPSAAAQALARLDGASRLLLVEERADGWSQVQVQDYLGYVKSEYLVEEQDQVTAETVDWEIVEVAGGQAYTKVSTVESPRVVAGHPATRPVSSKHSRGPKAYICNNGRTEVYHNSEDCSAMRRCTYQTKIATTSEARNSGLRECMKCF; this is translated from the coding sequence GTGCTCTTTTTCTTGTCGTTGGTAGCCTCTGCACAGGTTCGCGACAGTGCTCGGGTCGACCAGACGGACACGCAGGAACAACTTCTCTCCTATCGCTACGTCAATGCTTCATCCTTAACCTTACGAGCGCTTCCCTCCGCTGCCGCACAAGCCTTAGCTCGCCTTGACGGAGCGAGCCGGCTACTGCTGGTAGAAGAGCGTGCCGATGGCTGGAGCCAAGTGCAGGTGCAAGACTATCTTGGCTATGTCAAGTCGGAATACCTCGTCGAAGAGCAGGACCAGGTTACGGCCGAAACAGTTGATTGGGAGATAGTGGAAGTTGCCGGCGGGCAGGCCTATACCAAGGTCAGCACTGTCGAATCGCCGCGGGTGGTGGCTGGGCACCCTGCCACCCGCCCAGTGTCTTCCAAGCACTCCAGGGGACCGAAAGCATACATCTGCAACAATGGCCGCACAGAAGTTTACCATAATAGTGAGGACTGCTCGGCTATGCGCCGCTGCACCTATCAAACCAAGATAGCCACCACCAGCGAGGCCAGAAACTCAGGCTTACGCGAGTGCATGAAATGCTTTTAA
- a CDS encoding carboxymuconolactone decarboxylase family protein, with amino-acid sequence MPETSPSAPVVPQSRFTLHLVEPQAYAGLLLLDQHLTQSALTKAHWDLIKVRTSQVNGCAYCIQSHSTEALAHGETEQRLRALPAWRESPYFTAEERAILAFTEELTLLVPHHLSDATYAEAVRLLGVPYVAQVLLAVTNMNAWNRLGIAARLIPA; translated from the coding sequence ATGCCCGAAACCTCCCCTTCCGCCCCTGTCGTGCCGCAGTCGCGTTTCACGCTGCACCTCGTCGAACCCCAGGCCTACGCCGGCTTGCTGCTGCTCGACCAGCATTTAACTCAATCAGCTCTTACCAAGGCTCACTGGGACTTAATCAAAGTCCGTACCTCGCAGGTGAATGGCTGCGCGTACTGCATTCAGTCGCATTCAACAGAAGCGTTGGCCCATGGTGAAACGGAGCAGCGCCTGCGCGCACTGCCCGCGTGGCGGGAGTCGCCTTACTTCACGGCGGAAGAGCGGGCCATCCTCGCCTTTACCGAGGAGCTAACGCTGCTTGTGCCGCACCACCTCTCCGACGCCACTTATGCCGAGGCCGTGCGTCTGTTGGGTGTGCCCTACGTGGCGCAGGTGCTGTTGGCCGTAACCAACATGAACGCTTGGAACCGGCTAGGCATCGCCGCTCGTTTAATACCTGCTTAA
- a CDS encoding BLUF domain-containing protein: MKNSDLLRRQKAVAWVLTLTENTRFTPHPYEQHLLERFAQGEIALDDIPSLFAARVHHILYRSRATHPFTQEQLTDLVAHSRPYNTYSDITGLLCYCDGTFVQLLEGPEASVLELYAAICQDPRHEQIETLSDAAGSTRWFADWRMALTTPPPTTFYWLISHLEAREQALVQPQFPITDPHLLTLLQAFSRL, encoded by the coding sequence ATGAAGAATTCCGACCTACTACGGCGGCAGAAAGCCGTCGCGTGGGTCTTGACCCTCACCGAGAACACCCGCTTTACTCCGCACCCCTACGAGCAGCACTTACTTGAACGCTTTGCCCAAGGCGAGATTGCACTCGACGACATCCCGTCTTTATTTGCGGCGCGTGTACACCACATTCTTTACCGTAGCCGAGCTACCCACCCGTTTACGCAGGAACAGCTCACGGACTTGGTTGCGCATTCGCGTCCCTACAACACGTATAGCGACATCACCGGCTTACTCTGTTACTGCGATGGGACCTTTGTGCAGTTACTCGAAGGGCCGGAAGCGTCGGTACTCGAACTCTACGCCGCCATCTGCCAAGACCCGCGGCATGAACAGATCGAGACTCTAAGCGACGCGGCCGGCTCTACCCGGTGGTTTGCCGACTGGCGCATGGCCCTGACTACTCCACCACCAACAACTTTCTACTGGTTGATCTCACACCTGGAAGCGCGTGAGCAGGCACTTGTGCAGCCTCAGTTTCCCATAACTGATCCGCACCTACTGACCTTGCTGCAAGCGTTCAGCAGGCTGTAA
- a CDS encoding carboxymuconolactone decarboxylase family protein: protein MRVNIQQTEPEAFKAVYELEKYLSQSRLTPIHAELIKLRASQLNGCGFCINLHVNEARQHGETDQRLHLVAVWREAGELFTPEEKALLALTEEVTLIHQHHVSDVTYDAAAALFDEQYLAQVIMAIATINVWNRVAITTHLPVIV, encoded by the coding sequence ATGCGCGTTAACATTCAGCAAACCGAGCCCGAAGCCTTCAAAGCCGTCTATGAACTGGAGAAATACCTAAGCCAGTCCCGCCTCACGCCGATCCATGCCGAACTAATCAAGCTGCGGGCTTCGCAGCTCAACGGCTGCGGCTTTTGCATCAACCTGCACGTGAACGAAGCACGCCAGCACGGCGAAACCGACCAGCGCCTGCACTTGGTGGCCGTATGGCGCGAAGCCGGGGAACTGTTCACTCCGGAGGAAAAAGCCCTGCTAGCCCTTACGGAAGAAGTAACTCTTATCCACCAGCACCATGTGTCGGATGTGACCTACGACGCGGCTGCGGCCTTATTTGATGAGCAGTACTTAGCCCAGGTCATTATGGCTATTGCCACCATCAACGTCTGGAACCGCGTGGCTATCACGACTCATCTACCGGTGATAGTTTAG
- a CDS encoding helix-turn-helix domain-containing protein encodes MNGHFNSPELPERGVPAVHYVADCLQLSPKYLSNLMRVVTGQNTQQHIHAHLIAKAKEKLSATSSTASEIAYEFGFEHVPSFSKLFKAKTSLSTREFRATFP; translated from the coding sequence ATGAACGGCCACTTCAACAGCCCTGAGTTACCGGAACGAGGTGTGCCTGCGGTGCACTATGTGGCCGACTGCTTACAGCTCTCCCCCAAGTATTTGAGCAACCTAATGCGCGTCGTGACAGGGCAAAATACTCAGCAGCACATTCATGCCCACTTGATTGCGAAAGCAAAGGAAAAGTTGTCGGCCACCTCTAGCACTGCGAGCGAAATTGCCTACGAATTCGGATTTGAGCATGTACCCTCGTTCAGCAAGCTCTTCAAAGCGAAAACTAGTCTGTCGACGCGGGAGTTTCGAGCCACTTTTCCGTGA
- a CDS encoding PQQ-dependent sugar dehydrogenase, with translation MKLTIYVLSGALLLGLNACNNDDDSNTEPQVADFPTETLTPATTTIRLAELPAPYATPSATNYPQVLMERPTDAKLRVPQGYAVNIFREDVPTGRWMAIAPNGDVFVAQMMQNQITVLRDADGDGRAETSSVWASAGVLDRPMGMAFNGNSFYVACSGALLRYEYTSGQTQAAGAPTKLADLPGGAQHPARSLMLYNNKLYVGIGSSQNATVEQDPRRTTIQEFNLDGTGQATYASGLRNPQGMDVNPARAGEIWTVSNERDLLGDDLVPDYVTAVPRGGFFGYPWVYLAPTNRDPRVPGPVPAEVATTRTPEVLLRPHSAALGLTFYNGTAFPADARGDLFVTMRGSWNRAEGSGYKVVRIRMNAAGVPETAGADGRGAGYEDFVTGWHLNDGQRAAPQVWGRPVGITVASDGALLIAEDGAGVIWRVSYRGM, from the coding sequence ATGAAACTTACTATTTACGTACTGTCCGGAGCGCTGCTGCTGGGCTTGAATGCCTGCAACAACGACGATGATAGCAACACCGAACCGCAGGTGGCCGACTTCCCGACGGAAACGCTGACGCCCGCCACCACGACCATTCGGCTCGCCGAGTTGCCGGCGCCCTACGCGACCCCGTCCGCCACCAACTACCCGCAGGTGCTCATGGAGCGCCCCACGGATGCCAAACTACGGGTGCCGCAGGGATATGCCGTCAACATCTTTCGCGAGGACGTGCCCACCGGCCGCTGGATGGCCATCGCGCCCAACGGCGACGTGTTTGTCGCGCAGATGATGCAAAACCAAATCACAGTGCTGCGCGACGCCGACGGAGACGGCCGAGCTGAAACCAGCAGCGTCTGGGCCTCAGCGGGGGTACTCGACCGGCCGATGGGTATGGCCTTCAACGGGAACAGTTTCTATGTGGCCTGCTCCGGAGCGCTGTTGCGCTACGAGTACACCAGCGGTCAGACCCAGGCCGCGGGGGCGCCGACCAAGTTGGCCGACCTGCCGGGTGGGGCGCAGCATCCGGCTCGCTCCCTGATGCTGTATAACAACAAGCTCTACGTGGGCATCGGCTCGTCGCAAAACGCGACGGTAGAACAGGACCCCCGTCGGACCACCATTCAGGAATTCAACCTCGATGGCACGGGCCAAGCCACCTACGCTTCGGGACTGCGCAACCCGCAGGGCATGGACGTGAACCCGGCTCGAGCGGGGGAAATCTGGACGGTATCCAACGAGCGGGACTTGCTCGGTGACGATCTGGTGCCGGACTACGTGACGGCGGTGCCCCGCGGCGGCTTCTTCGGTTATCCCTGGGTGTATTTGGCGCCTACCAACCGCGACCCGCGAGTGCCCGGCCCGGTGCCGGCGGAGGTCGCTACCACCCGTACGCCGGAAGTGCTGTTGCGGCCGCACTCGGCTGCTCTGGGCCTGACGTTCTACAATGGCACCGCTTTTCCTGCTGATGCCCGCGGCGATTTGTTCGTGACTATGCGCGGCTCTTGGAACCGCGCCGAAGGCAGTGGCTACAAAGTGGTGCGCATCCGCATGAATGCGGCTGGCGTACCCGAAACGGCCGGGGCAGATGGGCGCGGAGCGGGCTATGAGGACTTCGTTACGGGTTGGCACCTCAATGACGGCCAGCGCGCGGCCCCGCAGGTGTGGGGCCGGCCCGTGGGCATCACGGTGGCTAGTGACGGGGCGCTGCTCATTGCCGAGGACGGAGCCGGCGTTATCTGGCGCGTGAGTTACCGCGGTATGTAA
- a CDS encoding barstar family protein, giving the protein MTLDLRGITTKAALHELFKIQLGFPDWYGVGWASWDAFWDCIIAIVELPEQLVLVNWEEFAQACPKDMGILRQVIQDYETERPGKRIVLV; this is encoded by the coding sequence ATGACCCTAGACCTACGCGGCATCACCACCAAAGCTGCCCTGCACGAGCTCTTCAAAATTCAGCTGGGCTTTCCCGACTGGTACGGCGTGGGCTGGGCGAGCTGGGACGCCTTCTGGGACTGCATCATCGCCATCGTCGAACTGCCCGAGCAGCTGGTGCTGGTGAACTGGGAGGAATTTGCTCAAGCTTGCCCGAAGGATATGGGCATCCTGCGGCAGGTAATACAGGACTACGAAACCGAGCGGCCGGGTAAGCGCATTGTGCTGGTCTAG